In one window of Pseudomonas chlororaphis subsp. chlororaphis DNA:
- a CDS encoding methyl-accepting chemotaxis protein, translating to MAEIDQVATAVHEMTATAQDVARNATQAAQAANHADQAASQGMRIVRDTSTAIGALAVEIGRAVGVVQTLAKDSENINAILIAIRGIAEQTNLLALNAAIEAARAGEQGRGFAVVADEVRNLAQKTQQATEEIQSMIQQLQQGTRDVVRVMEDSQNRTDESVQHAAKAAEALETITQAVSVINDMNTQIASAAEEQSAVAEDINRNVINIGQVANEVAGGADESSAASAGLTKLAEQQRRLINQFKV from the coding sequence ATGGCCGAGATCGACCAGGTGGCCACCGCCGTGCATGAAATGACCGCCACCGCCCAGGACGTGGCCCGCAACGCGACCCAGGCCGCGCAAGCCGCCAACCATGCCGACCAGGCCGCCAGCCAGGGCATGCGGATCGTGCGCGACACCTCGACCGCCATCGGCGCCCTGGCCGTGGAAATCGGTCGGGCGGTGGGCGTCGTGCAGACCCTGGCCAAGGACAGCGAGAACATCAACGCAATCCTGATCGCCATTCGCGGCATCGCCGAACAGACCAACCTGCTGGCCCTCAACGCCGCCATCGAAGCCGCCCGTGCCGGCGAACAGGGCCGCGGCTTTGCCGTGGTGGCCGATGAAGTGCGCAACCTGGCGCAGAAAACCCAGCAGGCAACCGAAGAAATCCAGTCGATGATCCAGCAACTGCAGCAAGGCACCCGCGATGTGGTACGGGTCATGGAAGACAGCCAGAACCGCACCGACGAAAGCGTGCAGCACGCGGCGAAAGCGGCCGAAGCCCTGGAAACCATCACTCAGGCGGTGTCGGTGATCAATGACATGAACACCCAGATCGCCAGCGCCGCCGAAGAGCAAAGCGCCGTCGCCGAGGACATCAACCGCAACGTGATCAATATCGGCCAGGTGGCCAACGAAGTGGCGGGCGGCGCCGACGAATCCAGCGCAGCCAGCGCCGGCCTGACCAAGCTGGCCGAGCAGCAGCGGCGCCTGATCAATCAGTTCAAGGTGTAA
- a CDS encoding SOS response-associated peptidase: protein MCGRYALFRWNQAFAVLPGFPADQQAQWNISPNDSVLILRNSDGQRNLARARWGLTPPWLTDLSRTPAHARAETLAEQPMFREAFRQRRCLLPANGFYEWRGGTRKRPYWLTPGEGSSLFFAAIWEAYPVQEQVWLSTAVVTQPAASQRRPLILDAQGQEAWLDPDTPLPVLQALLASPPAALRERVLANLVNDPKLNAPECLTPG, encoded by the coding sequence ATGTGTGGACGTTATGCCCTGTTTCGCTGGAACCAAGCGTTTGCCGTCTTGCCCGGATTTCCGGCGGACCAGCAGGCGCAGTGGAACATATCACCCAACGATTCGGTGCTGATCCTGCGCAACAGCGACGGCCAGCGCAACCTTGCCCGCGCCCGCTGGGGCCTGACGCCACCCTGGCTGACCGATCTGTCGCGCACCCCGGCCCATGCCCGTGCCGAAACCCTGGCCGAACAGCCGATGTTCCGCGAAGCCTTTCGCCAGCGCCGCTGCCTGCTGCCGGCCAACGGTTTTTACGAATGGCGCGGCGGCACCCGCAAGCGCCCGTACTGGCTGACGCCGGGGGAGGGTTCGTCGCTGTTCTTCGCGGCGATCTGGGAAGCCTATCCAGTGCAGGAACAGGTCTGGCTGAGCACCGCAGTGGTCACCCAGCCGGCGGCCAGCCAGCGTCGGCCATTGATTCTCGATGCCCAGGGCCAGGAAGCCTGGCTCGACCCCGATACACCGTTGCCGGTGCTGCAAGCCTTGCTGGCCAGCCCACCGGCCGCCTTGCGCGAGCGGGTGCTGGCCAACCTGGTGAACGATCCGAAGCTCAACGCCCCGGAATGCCTGACCCCGGGTTGA
- a CDS encoding putative signal transducing protein: MQRIYEPENLLEAELLQGMLASEGVEAHLVGRDLLGGTGELPMFGLLGLAVDNDQAQYARELIAAYNAALPMPGDEPANHAGVLIC; this comes from the coding sequence ATGCAGCGAATCTACGAACCGGAAAACCTGCTGGAGGCGGAGTTGCTTCAGGGCATGCTGGCCAGCGAGGGGGTCGAGGCGCATCTGGTGGGGCGGGATTTGCTTGGCGGTACCGGTGAGTTGCCCATGTTCGGCCTCCTTGGGCTGGCGGTGGATAACGACCAGGCGCAATACGCTCGGGAGCTGATCGCCGCGTACAATGCCGCGCTGCCGATGCCCGGCGACGAGCCAGCCAATCATGCCGGCGTGCTGATCTGTTAG
- a CDS encoding CPXCG motif-containing cysteine-rich protein, translated as MLETERYQCPYCGEEAEAVLDLSGGDQQYIEDCPVCCRPIVFTLQTDGQEWMLDVRSENE; from the coding sequence ATGCTGGAAACCGAGCGCTATCAATGTCCCTACTGTGGTGAAGAGGCCGAGGCTGTACTGGACCTGTCCGGGGGCGATCAGCAGTACATCGAGGATTGTCCGGTCTGTTGTCGGCCCATTGTGTTTACCCTGCAGACCGACGGGCAGGAATGGATGCTCGACGTGCGCAGCGAAAACGAGTGA
- a CDS encoding 1-acyl-sn-glycerol-3-phosphate acyltransferase gives MGEFDAIRPYDDTEVPAVLARLLGDKAFLDILTHFSFPRFAGAFGWLLKPLIAHRLRREFAAVTSVATLQDKVEFYVDRTIERATDGVTYTGVEQFKSGSAYLFIANHRDIVMDPAFVNYAVYHAGLPTPRIAIGDNLLQKPFVSDLMRLNKSFIVHRSITGRREKMAAYQLLSAYINHSIRNDCASIWIAQAEGRAKDGDDRTESAILKMFHMSRKDEPFGEVIQSLNLTPVSISYEYDPCDQAKARELYIRATTGSYTKAPGEDDISIAKGITGYKGRVHVNFAAPISELFEDTKQLAVEMDRQILGGYRLFPVHYLAYAQWSDADPALQVPSAAQVFPADELAKAQEEWQRRLDACPEEHRPYLVLQYATPVRNQYRVKAGLALP, from the coding sequence ATGGGCGAATTCGATGCCATCCGACCTTACGACGACACTGAAGTACCAGCGGTGCTGGCTCGACTGCTCGGCGACAAGGCGTTTCTAGATATCCTCACCCACTTCAGCTTCCCGCGCTTTGCCGGTGCTTTCGGCTGGCTGCTCAAACCCCTTATAGCTCATCGGCTGCGCCGTGAGTTCGCCGCGGTCACTTCGGTGGCGACCCTGCAGGACAAGGTCGAGTTCTACGTCGACCGCACCATCGAGCGGGCCACCGACGGCGTGACCTACACCGGGGTCGAGCAGTTCAAGTCCGGCAGCGCCTACCTGTTCATCGCCAACCACCGCGACATCGTGATGGACCCGGCCTTCGTCAATTACGCGGTGTACCACGCCGGGCTGCCGACCCCGCGCATCGCCATTGGCGACAACCTGCTGCAGAAGCCTTTCGTCAGCGACCTGATGCGCCTGAACAAGAGCTTCATCGTGCACCGTTCTATCACCGGACGCCGGGAAAAGATGGCCGCCTACCAGCTGCTGTCGGCCTACATCAACCACTCGATCCGCAACGATTGCGCATCGATCTGGATTGCCCAGGCCGAAGGCCGGGCCAAGGACGGCGACGACCGTACCGAATCGGCGATCCTCAAGATGTTCCACATGAGCCGCAAGGACGAGCCGTTCGGCGAGGTCATCCAGTCGCTGAACCTGACCCCGGTGTCGATCAGCTACGAATACGACCCTTGCGATCAGGCCAAGGCCCGCGAGCTGTATATCCGCGCTACCACCGGCAGCTACACCAAGGCCCCGGGCGAGGACGACATCAGCATCGCCAAAGGCATCACCGGCTATAAGGGCCGGGTCCATGTGAACTTCGCCGCGCCGATCAGCGAGCTGTTCGAGGACACCAAGCAATTGGCGGTGGAGATGGACCGGCAGATCCTCGGCGGTTATCGCCTGTTCCCGGTGCATTACCTGGCCTACGCCCAGTGGAGCGATGCCGACCCGGCGCTGCAGGTACCGAGCGCGGCCCAGGTGTTCCCGGCGGACGAACTGGCCAAGGCCCAGGAAGAGTGGCAACGGCGCCTGGACGCCTGCCCGGAGGAACATCGCCCGTACCTGGTGCTGCAATATGCGACGCCGGTGCGCAATCAGTATCGGGTCAAGGCGGGACTGGCATTGCCATAA
- a CDS encoding YajG family lipoprotein encodes MLQRLLFGLITVTSLTLAGCAHSPQQLSPEPKLTTQLAPVGHGQPVVVKVVDGRPSPTLGTRGGLYPETSAITVQGAQILPKLQAQAEAAVRLLGFTPTANALNAPQLTVTLAELKYQSPKEGLYVTEATIGATFRSDVQNANRRYSGRYGASLDQRFGMAPNQETNTKLVSDVLSDALTRLFKDPSIGQILGE; translated from the coding sequence ATGTTGCAACGCCTGTTGTTCGGTTTGATTACTGTGACCAGTTTGACGCTGGCTGGTTGCGCCCATAGCCCGCAACAACTCAGCCCGGAACCGAAGCTCACCACTCAGCTCGCGCCGGTCGGCCATGGCCAGCCGGTGGTCGTGAAAGTGGTCGATGGCCGTCCGTCGCCAACCCTGGGTACCCGCGGCGGGCTGTACCCTGAAACCAGCGCGATTACCGTCCAGGGCGCGCAGATCCTGCCGAAGCTGCAGGCCCAGGCCGAGGCCGCGGTACGCCTGCTGGGCTTTACCCCGACCGCCAACGCGCTGAACGCTCCGCAACTGACCGTGACCCTGGCCGAGCTGAAGTATCAGTCGCCCAAGGAAGGCCTGTACGTGACCGAGGCCACCATCGGTGCGACCTTCCGTTCCGATGTGCAGAACGCCAACCGCCGCTACAGCGGTCGCTACGGTGCGTCCCTGGACCAGCGTTTCGGCATGGCGCCGAACCAGGAAACCAATACCAAGCTGGTCAGCGACGTGCTCAGCGACGCCTTGACCCGCCTGTTCAAGGACCCGAGCATCGGCCAGATTCTCGGCGAATGA
- the mqo gene encoding malate dehydrogenase (quinone), which produces MAHNEAVDVVLVGAGIMSATLAVLLKELDPAIKLEVVELMDSGAAESSNPWNNAGTGHAGLCELNYTPQAADGSVDIKKAVHINTQFEVSKQFWSYLTKKGTFGSSKSFISPVPHLSFVQGDSGVSFLKKRFEVLSKHHAFADMEYTEDKAKMAEWMPLMMPGRAADEVLAATRVINGTDVNFGALTNQLLKHLTSAPDAQVKYCKRVTGLKRNKDNGWTVSIKDVNSGNTREVDAKFVFLGAGGAALPLLQASGIEESKGFGGFPISGQWLRCDNPEVVKHHQAKVYSQAAVGSPPMSVPHLDTRVVDGKKSLLFGPYAGFTTKFLKHGSFMDLPMSVRAGNIGPMLAVAKNNMDLTKYLVSEVMQSMEQRLESLRRFYPEAKAEDWRLEVAGQRVQIIKKDPKKGGVLQFGTELVAAKDGSLAALLGASPGASVTVSIMLELIERCFPAKASGEWASKLKEIFPAREKALETDAALYRKINSENNVSLELVEQSSEAESYA; this is translated from the coding sequence ATGGCGCATAACGAAGCAGTAGACGTCGTATTGGTTGGGGCCGGTATCATGAGTGCCACCCTCGCTGTACTGCTCAAGGAGCTCGACCCCGCGATCAAGCTGGAAGTCGTCGAGCTGATGGATTCGGGTGCCGCGGAAAGTTCCAACCCGTGGAACAACGCCGGTACCGGCCACGCCGGCCTCTGTGAGCTGAACTACACGCCACAGGCCGCCGACGGTTCCGTCGATATCAAGAAAGCCGTGCACATCAACACCCAGTTCGAGGTGTCGAAGCAGTTCTGGTCCTACCTGACCAAGAAAGGCACCTTCGGCTCGTCCAAGTCCTTTATCAGCCCGGTGCCGCACCTGAGCTTCGTCCAGGGCGACAGCGGTGTGTCCTTCCTGAAGAAGCGCTTTGAAGTGCTGAGCAAGCACCACGCTTTCGCGGACATGGAATACACCGAAGACAAGGCCAAGATGGCCGAGTGGATGCCGCTGATGATGCCGGGGCGCGCGGCTGACGAAGTCCTCGCCGCCACCCGCGTGATCAACGGCACCGACGTCAACTTCGGCGCCCTGACCAACCAGTTGCTCAAGCACCTGACCAGCGCACCCGATGCCCAGGTCAAGTACTGCAAGCGCGTGACCGGCCTGAAACGCAACAAGGACAACGGCTGGACCGTCAGCATCAAGGACGTCAACAGCGGCAACACCCGTGAAGTCGACGCCAAGTTCGTGTTCCTCGGCGCTGGTGGCGCAGCACTGCCGCTGCTGCAGGCTTCGGGCATCGAGGAAAGCAAAGGCTTCGGCGGCTTCCCGATCAGCGGCCAGTGGCTGCGTTGCGACAACCCGGAAGTGGTCAAGCATCACCAGGCCAAGGTCTACAGTCAGGCCGCGGTCGGTTCGCCACCGATGTCCGTGCCGCACCTGGACACCCGCGTGGTCGATGGCAAGAAGTCCCTGCTGTTCGGGCCGTACGCCGGCTTCACCACCAAGTTCCTCAAGCACGGCTCGTTCATGGACCTGCCGATGTCGGTTCGCGCCGGCAATATCGGCCCGATGCTGGCCGTGGCCAAGAACAACATGGACCTGACCAAGTACCTGGTCAGCGAAGTGATGCAGTCCATGGAGCAGCGCCTGGAATCCCTGCGTCGCTTCTACCCGGAGGCCAAGGCCGAAGACTGGCGCCTGGAAGTGGCCGGCCAGCGGGTGCAGATCATCAAGAAGGATCCGAAGAAAGGCGGCGTGCTGCAGTTTGGTACCGAGCTGGTCGCAGCCAAGGACGGCTCCCTCGCCGCCCTGCTCGGCGCTTCACCAGGCGCTTCGGTGACCGTCTCGATCATGCTGGAACTGATCGAGCGCTGCTTCCCGGCCAAGGCCAGCGGCGAGTGGGCCAGCAAGCTCAAGGAAATCTTCCCGGCCCGTGAAAAGGCCCTGGAAACCGACGCCGCGCTGTACCGCAAGATCAACAGCGAGAACAACGTCAGCCTGGAACTGGTCGAACAGAGCAGCGAAGCCGAAAGCTACGCTTAA
- a CDS encoding PA4642 family protein: protein MRKDKKQVIGDEIGDAQIKLFLDFEPADATSPSLHKLIKAYRGLRIDDFERFLVFFVEAGYDLDGKDEHGKDFVALIQDQRNAADYIELIEKARG from the coding sequence ATGCGTAAAGATAAGAAACAAGTGATTGGTGACGAGATCGGCGATGCGCAGATCAAACTGTTCCTCGATTTCGAGCCGGCCGACGCCACTTCGCCGTCCCTGCACAAGCTGATCAAGGCCTATCGTGGCCTGCGTATCGACGATTTCGAGCGTTTCCTGGTGTTCTTCGTCGAGGCCGGCTACGACCTGGACGGCAAGGACGAACACGGCAAGGACTTCGTGGCCCTGATCCAGGACCAGCGCAATGCCGCCGACTACATCGAACTGATCGAAAAAGCCCGCGGCTGA
- a CDS encoding WbuC family cupin fold metalloprotein: MGGPSYLDQSLFAELAEKSSASPRGRHHHNFHQMQEPCHRMAVGLQPSTYIPPHRHLSDDKAETLLVLKGRLGLLIFDDAGQVLEKRVLQAGGDCMGVDLPVGVYHGLVVLEPDSLMFECKAGPYRPVGEGELAAWAPREGEPDVAEYQAWMRAQFD, from the coding sequence ATGGGCGGGCCGAGCTATCTGGATCAGTCGCTGTTTGCCGAACTGGCCGAAAAGTCCTCGGCCAGCCCCCGTGGTCGTCATCACCACAACTTCCATCAGATGCAAGAGCCTTGTCACCGCATGGCGGTGGGACTGCAGCCATCCACCTATATCCCGCCCCATCGTCACCTGAGTGACGACAAGGCCGAGACCTTGCTGGTGCTCAAGGGGCGCCTGGGCCTGCTGATTTTCGACGACGCCGGTCAGGTGCTGGAAAAACGTGTGCTGCAGGCGGGTGGCGATTGCATGGGCGTCGACTTGCCGGTCGGCGTCTACCACGGTCTTGTGGTGCTTGAGCCCGATAGCCTGATGTTCGAATGCAAGGCCGGGCCTTATCGCCCGGTCGGCGAAGGTGAACTGGCCGCTTGGGCGCCCCGCGAGGGGGAGCCGGATGTGGCCGAATACCAGGCCTGGATGCGCGCCCAGTTCGACTGA
- a CDS encoding hypoxanthine-guanine phosphoribosyltransferase — protein MSADLEHIRQIMREADCLYTEAEVEAAIARVGAQINEQLAERNPVVFCVMNGGLIFSGKLLTHLKFPLEASYLHATRYRNETSGGELFWKSKPEVSFIDRDVLIIDDILDEGHTLGAIIDFCKHAGARAVHTAVLIDKDHDRKARLDLKADYVGLPCVDRYIFGYGMDYKGYWRNAAGIFAVKGM, from the coding sequence ATGTCCGCTGATCTCGAGCATATCCGTCAAATCATGCGCGAGGCTGACTGCCTGTACACCGAAGCTGAGGTCGAGGCGGCCATCGCCCGAGTCGGTGCACAAATCAATGAACAACTGGCGGAGCGCAATCCGGTGGTTTTCTGCGTGATGAACGGTGGCCTGATCTTCTCCGGCAAGCTGCTGACCCACCTGAAATTCCCCCTGGAAGCTTCCTACCTGCACGCTACCCGCTATCGCAACGAAACCAGCGGCGGCGAGCTGTTCTGGAAGTCCAAGCCGGAAGTGTCCTTCATCGACCGTGACGTGCTGATCATCGACGACATCCTCGACGAGGGGCATACCCTGGGCGCGATCATCGACTTCTGCAAACACGCCGGTGCCCGCGCGGTGCACACCGCCGTGCTGATCGACAAGGACCACGACCGCAAGGCCCGTCTCGACCTGAAGGCCGATTACGTCGGCCTGCCCTGCGTGGACCGCTACATCTTCGGTTACGGTATGGACTACAAGGGTTACTGGCGCAACGCTGCCGGCATCTTTGCCGTCAAGGGCATGTAA
- the upp gene encoding uracil phosphoribosyltransferase: MPIREIRHPLIRHKLGLMRRADISTKNFRELAQEVGALLTYEATKDLPLESYEIPGWCGPVQVEKIAGKKITVVPILRAGIGMLEGVLSLIPGAKVSAVGVARNEETLQAHTYLEKLVPEIDERLAMIIDPMLATGSSMVATIDLLKKAGCKDIRAMVLVAAPEGIEAVEKAHPDVTIYTASIDQKLNEHGYIIPGLGDAGDKIFGTKQKDA, from the coding sequence ATGCCCATCCGTGAGATCCGCCATCCGCTGATCCGACACAAACTTGGCCTTATGCGCCGCGCCGACATTAGCACGAAGAACTTCCGCGAGCTCGCTCAGGAAGTCGGTGCCCTGCTGACGTACGAAGCCACCAAAGACTTGCCGCTCGAATCCTATGAGATTCCGGGCTGGTGCGGCCCCGTCCAGGTCGAGAAGATCGCCGGCAAGAAGATTACCGTGGTGCCGATCCTGCGTGCCGGTATCGGCATGCTCGAAGGCGTGCTCAGCCTGATCCCGGGCGCCAAGGTCAGCGCCGTGGGCGTGGCCCGCAACGAGGAAACCCTGCAGGCGCACACCTACCTGGAAAAACTGGTTCCGGAAATCGACGAACGCCTGGCCATGATCATCGACCCGATGCTCGCCACCGGCAGCTCCATGGTCGCGACCATCGACCTGCTGAAAAAGGCTGGCTGCAAGGACATCCGCGCCATGGTGCTGGTCGCCGCCCCCGAGGGCATCGAAGCCGTCGAGAAAGCGCACCCGGACGTGACCATCTACACCGCATCCATCGATCAGAAACTCAACGAGCACGGCTACATCATCCCGGGCCTGGGCGATGCCGGCGACAAGATCTTCGGCACCAAGCAGAAGGACGCCTGA
- a CDS encoding uracil-xanthine permease family protein — protein sequence MRDEFNDPLWRQVLSGAQMLFVAFGALVLMPLITGLDPNVALFTAGLGTLLFQLVTGRQVPVFLASSFAFITPIILAKGQFGLAATMGGVMAAGFVYTFLGLAVKIKGTGFIDRLLPPVVIGPVIISIGLAMAPIAANMAMGKAGDGSELIHYQTAMMISMPALLTTLIVAVFGKGIFRLVPIISGVLVGFALSFYFGVVDTAKIAAAPWLALPHFTAPEFNWQAILFIVPVALAPAIEHIGGVIAVGSVTGRDYLKKPGLHRTLFGDGIATTAAGLFGGPPNTTYAEVTGAVMLTKNYNPKIMTWAAVFAISLAFIGKFGALLQSIPVPVMGGILCLLFGSIAAVGMNTLIRHKIDLGEARNLVIVSVTLVFGIGGVLIGTGTGPDDFGLKGIALCAVVAIALNLILPGNDGWKNKKAEEPLI from the coding sequence ATGCGGGATGAGTTCAACGATCCGCTCTGGCGCCAGGTGCTGTCTGGCGCGCAGATGCTCTTCGTGGCCTTTGGCGCGTTGGTGTTGATGCCGCTGATTACCGGTCTCGACCCCAACGTGGCGCTGTTCACGGCGGGTCTCGGGACTCTGTTGTTCCAGCTCGTGACCGGGCGCCAGGTACCGGTATTCCTGGCCTCCAGCTTTGCCTTCATCACCCCGATCATTCTCGCCAAGGGCCAGTTCGGCCTGGCCGCGACCATGGGCGGGGTGATGGCGGCCGGTTTCGTTTATACCTTCCTGGGCCTGGCGGTGAAGATCAAGGGCACCGGTTTCATCGACCGGCTGCTGCCGCCGGTAGTGATCGGCCCGGTGATCATTTCCATCGGCCTGGCCATGGCACCGATCGCCGCCAACATGGCGATGGGCAAGGCCGGCGACGGCAGCGAGCTGATTCATTACCAGACGGCGATGATGATCTCGATGCCGGCGCTGCTGACCACCCTGATCGTCGCGGTGTTCGGCAAAGGCATCTTCCGCCTGGTGCCGATCATCTCCGGGGTGCTGGTGGGCTTTGCCCTGTCGTTCTACTTCGGCGTGGTCGATACCGCGAAGATCGCCGCGGCGCCCTGGCTGGCCCTGCCGCACTTCACCGCGCCGGAGTTCAACTGGCAGGCGATCCTGTTCATCGTCCCTGTGGCCCTGGCACCCGCCATCGAGCACATCGGTGGGGTGATCGCGGTCGGCAGCGTGACCGGTCGCGATTACCTGAAGAAGCCCGGCCTGCATCGCACCCTGTTCGGTGACGGCATCGCCACCACCGCCGCCGGCCTGTTCGGCGGTCCGCCCAATACCACCTACGCCGAAGTGACTGGCGCGGTCATGCTGACCAAGAACTACAACCCGAAAATCATGACCTGGGCGGCGGTCTTCGCCATCAGCCTGGCGTTTATCGGCAAGTTCGGCGCATTGCTGCAAAGCATTCCGGTACCGGTGATGGGCGGGATTCTCTGCCTGTTGTTCGGTTCGATCGCGGCGGTGGGCATGAACACCCTGATCCGTCACAAGATCGACCTGGGCGAAGCCCGCAATCTGGTGATCGTTTCGGTGACCCTGGTGTTCGGGATTGGCGGGGTGTTGATCGGTACCGGTACCGGTCCGGACGACTTCGGCCTGAAAGGGATCGCCCTGTGCGCCGTCGTCGCGATTGCGCTGAACCTGATCCTGCCGGGCAACGATGGCTGGAAGAACAAGAAGGCTGAGGAACCGCTGATCTGA
- the hemH gene encoding ferrochelatase: protein MTDHALLLVNLGSPASTSVADVRSYLNQFLMDPYVIDLPWPVRRLLVSLILIKRPEQSAHAYASIWWEQGSPLVVLSRRLQEAMTSEWKHGPVELAMRYGEPSIESALLRLVAQGQKKITLAPLYPQFADSTVTTVVEEARRVIRDKKLDVQLSVLQPFYDQPEYLDALVASARPHLQQDFDHLLLSFHGLPERHLKKLNPGHSLEGDCCRNATPEVAATCYRGQCLSTARAFAERMGLADGKWSVSFQSRLGRAKWIEPYTEARLDELARQGVKKILVMCPAFVADCIETLEEIGDRGREQFREAGGEELVLVPCLNDDPQWAKALNTLCERGPLAL, encoded by the coding sequence ATGACCGATCACGCGTTGCTCCTGGTCAACCTGGGTTCGCCGGCCTCCACCTCGGTGGCGGATGTGCGCAGCTACCTCAATCAATTCCTGATGGACCCTTACGTGATCGATCTGCCGTGGCCGGTTCGGCGGTTGCTGGTATCGCTGATCCTGATTAAGCGTCCGGAGCAATCGGCCCATGCCTACGCTTCGATCTGGTGGGAGCAGGGTTCGCCGCTGGTGGTGCTCAGCCGCCGCTTGCAGGAAGCCATGACGAGTGAGTGGAAGCACGGTCCGGTGGAACTGGCGATGCGTTATGGCGAGCCGTCCATCGAGTCGGCGTTGCTGCGCCTGGTGGCCCAGGGGCAGAAGAAGATCACCCTGGCGCCGCTCTATCCACAATTCGCCGACAGCACCGTGACCACGGTGGTGGAGGAAGCCCGGCGGGTGATTCGGGACAAGAAGCTGGATGTGCAGCTGTCGGTGCTGCAGCCGTTTTACGATCAGCCGGAGTACCTCGACGCGCTGGTGGCCAGTGCCAGGCCGCACCTGCAACAGGACTTCGATCATCTGCTGCTGAGCTTTCATGGCTTGCCCGAGCGGCACCTGAAAAAGCTCAATCCCGGCCACAGCCTGGAAGGCGATTGTTGCCGCAACGCGACACCCGAGGTAGCCGCGACCTGTTACCGCGGCCAGTGCCTGAGCACGGCCCGGGCATTCGCCGAGCGCATGGGGCTGGCGGACGGCAAGTGGTCGGTGTCGTTCCAGTCCCGTCTGGGGCGTGCCAAGTGGATCGAGCCCTACACCGAAGCGCGCCTGGATGAATTGGCCCGACAGGGGGTGAAGAAGATCCTGGTGATGTGCCCGGCGTTTGTCGCCGACTGCATCGAGACCCTGGAAGAGATCGGTGATCGCGGTCGCGAACAGTTCCGCGAAGCGGGAGGGGAGGAGTTGGTACTGGTGCCGTGCCTGAACGATGACCCGCAATGGGCCAAGGCATTGAACACCTTGTGCGAGCGCGGGCCTTTGGCGTTGTAA
- a CDS encoding TIGR01777 family oxidoreductase produces MHILLTGGTGLIGRQLCRHWLTQGHQLTVWSRRPTEVPKLCGAQVRGIARLDELAEEPVDAIINLAGAPIADRPWTHKRKALLWSSRITLTEKLLAWLESRGQKPGLLISGSAVGWYGDGGERELNEDSPPVSEDFASQLCIAWEETAQRAEAMGLRVVLIRTGLVLAAEGGFLSRLLLPFKLALGGPIGNGRQWMPWIHIKDQIALIDFLLHRSDASGPYNACAPRPVRNREFAKTLGSVLRRPAVVPVPAFVLRVGLGELSLLLLGGQRAVPARLQAAGFTFQFTDLRAALDDLSSRL; encoded by the coding sequence ATGCACATATTGCTGACCGGCGGTACTGGTTTGATAGGACGTCAGCTCTGCCGTCACTGGTTGACCCAGGGCCATCAGTTGACCGTATGGAGTCGCCGGCCCACCGAGGTGCCCAAACTCTGTGGCGCTCAGGTTCGCGGCATCGCCCGCCTGGACGAGCTTGCAGAGGAACCGGTCGACGCCATCATCAACCTGGCGGGAGCACCGATCGCCGATCGGCCCTGGACTCACAAGCGCAAGGCGCTGCTTTGGAGCAGCCGCATTACCCTGACGGAAAAGTTGTTGGCCTGGCTGGAAAGCCGGGGGCAGAAGCCCGGGTTGCTGATCTCCGGGTCGGCCGTGGGCTGGTATGGCGATGGCGGGGAGCGCGAGCTGAACGAGGATTCGCCCCCGGTCAGTGAGGATTTCGCCAGCCAGTTGTGTATCGCCTGGGAGGAAACCGCGCAGCGTGCCGAGGCCATGGGCCTGCGTGTGGTGCTGATTCGCACGGGCCTGGTGCTGGCGGCCGAGGGCGGCTTTTTGTCGCGCCTGCTGCTGCCCTTCAAACTGGCGCTGGGCGGGCCGATTGGCAACGGTCGGCAGTGGATGCCGTGGATTCATATCAAGGATCAAATCGCCCTGATTGATTTTCTTCTGCACCGCAGTGATGCCAGCGGTCCTTATAATGCCTGCGCGCCCAGGCCGGTGCGCAATCGCGAGTTCGCCAAGACCCTGGGCAGCGTCTTGCGCCGGCCGGCGGTAGTGCCGGTGCCGGCCTTTGTCTTGCGTGTCGGCCTGGGGGAATTGTCGTTGTTGCTGCTGGGTGGTCAGCGCGCGGTCCCCGCGCGGTTGCAGGCCGCCGGATTCACTTTCCAGTTCACTGATTTGCGTGCGGCCCTGGACGACCTGTCCAGCCGCCTCTGA